A genomic region of Nostoc sp. UHCC 0702 contains the following coding sequences:
- a CDS encoding PQQ-dependent sugar dehydrogenase: protein MSDYTSLQSSSVLDPSVSSPSAIQSPLEITEQPQITSLIAASESISSQGNGLYAEYYDNKDFTNLKLTRTDSTVNYNWGSGSPGASIGADTFSVRWTGQVEALYSEAYNFYTTTDDGVRLWVDDKQIINSFVNQSAKEISGTIALVAGQKYDIKLEYYENTGQAVAKLAWSSSSQTKEIIPQSQLYSDTDFTAPSTTVSAANLTTSAGNSYNFTVTYSDVTAVDVTSLDSNDIVVTGPNGFSQSATFVSVDSNSNSSKRTATYSINSPGGGSWSNANNGIYTIALQPNQVKDTRGNSATAAADIGSFQVNIPAIGTGTGLKGEYYDNIDFTNLKLTRTDSTVNFNWSTGSPDTSIGADTFSVRWTGQVQANYSETYNFYTTTDDGVRLWVDGKQIINNFVNQPAKEVSGTIALVAGQKYDIKLEYYENTGNAVAKLGWSSASQAKQFIPQSQLYLPVLAPSITLGSSVTTVKESAGNVIINVVRSGEDLSGKSSVRYATTSVSATPGNDYGTKDITTEVTGTLTFEAGETNKEISIPILNDSVAESDETLTFVIDQVEGADLGVQRTLTVTIEDDDRTDLDFTQPEVNENIGTVQVTVTRNQTGTAASVDYTTVDDTATSGLDYTAVSGTLNFAVGESSKTISIFIQDDTLSESNEKFSLKFSNAIGVGLAQDTAVISIIDNDLVSFKTETVASGLSQPTAFDWTSDGKRMFIAQKNGVVRVVDNGTLLTTPFVDISGLVNNVRDRGLLGIAVHPDFGKATNPQNYIYLLYTYDPPETNTSNPSNNSSSTLDDPDKSGNRGAQLLRVEADPSTNYTTAKAGTQVVLLGKNTTWQYIVRPDDDSTNVSKNFAPSGILNKNTGQLFTSLQDYLSNLDNAVNVEDFIATDSQSHSIGSLQFGTDGSLFVSVGDGTSYNSVDPRAIRVLDTKNLSGKILRIDPITGEGLSDNPFYDSSNPNSNASKVWNYGLRNPFRFTINQTNNTPYIGDVGWTRWEEINVGTKGANFGWPGYEGGTDEDGNPVSVKNTNYASYSAIASRLQALYDSGTATAPTYAYKHYTENGNSSDAIIAGDFYTGSTFPSIYQNSLFIANVSKGTIDTLTFDSDGKVISVNRFASDVGTPVQISTGLDGNLYYADLYGGKIVRYTPA from the coding sequence ATGAGTGACTACACCAGCCTTCAAAGTTCATCGGTTCTTGACCCATCAGTTAGTTCACCAAGTGCTATTCAATCCCCTCTAGAGATAACTGAACAGCCACAAATCACTAGTTTAATTGCTGCTAGCGAGAGCATATCCTCTCAAGGGAACGGCCTCTATGCTGAGTATTACGACAACAAAGACTTCACCAACCTGAAGCTAACTCGCACAGACAGCACAGTTAACTATAACTGGGGTTCAGGTTCTCCTGGCGCATCGATAGGTGCCGATACTTTTTCTGTGCGTTGGACAGGTCAAGTAGAAGCCCTGTACAGCGAGGCTTATAACTTCTACACCACTACCGATGATGGTGTGCGCCTGTGGGTAGATGATAAGCAAATTATCAATAGCTTTGTCAATCAATCTGCTAAAGAAATCAGTGGCACAATCGCATTGGTAGCAGGTCAAAAATACGATATCAAGCTAGAGTACTACGAAAATACTGGCCAGGCTGTTGCTAAACTTGCTTGGTCAAGTTCTTCTCAAACCAAAGAAATCATTCCCCAGTCTCAACTGTATAGTGATACCGATTTCACTGCTCCCAGTACTACAGTCAGTGCTGCAAATCTAACTACAAGTGCTGGAAATAGCTATAATTTCACGGTTACATATAGTGATGTGACAGCCGTTGATGTTACCAGTTTGGATAGTAATGATATAGTTGTGACCGGGCCAAATGGGTTCAGTCAGTCAGCAACATTTGTCAGTGTAGACAGCAACAGCAATAGTAGTAAGCGCACCGCCACATACAGTATTAATTCTCCGGGAGGGGGAAGTTGGAGTAACGCCAACAATGGCATTTATACCATCGCGCTGCAACCTAATCAAGTCAAAGACACTAGAGGCAATTCTGCTACTGCTGCTGCTGACATAGGCAGTTTCCAGGTAAATATACCAGCTATAGGAACAGGTACGGGACTAAAAGGAGAGTATTACGACAACATAGACTTCACCAACCTGAAGCTAACTCGGACAGATAGCACAGTTAACTTTAACTGGAGTACGGGTTCTCCTGACACATCCATAGGTGCCGATACTTTTTCTGTACGTTGGACAGGTCAAGTACAAGCAAACTACAGCGAGACTTACAACTTCTACACCACCACTGATGATGGTGTGCGACTGTGGGTAGATGGTAAGCAAATCATCAATAACTTTGTCAATCAACCTGCCAAAGAAGTCAGCGGCACAATCGCATTGGTAGCAGGTCAAAAGTACGATATCAAGCTAGAGTACTACGAAAATACTGGCAATGCTGTTGCCAAACTTGGTTGGTCAAGTGCCTCTCAAGCAAAGCAATTCATTCCCCAGTCCCAACTGTATTTACCAGTCCTTGCACCTAGTATCACCTTGGGTTCATCTGTCACGACTGTGAAGGAATCTGCTGGTAATGTGATTATCAATGTGGTGCGGAGTGGTGAAGATTTAAGTGGCAAGTCTTCAGTTCGGTATGCCACCACATCTGTGAGTGCTACACCAGGGAATGACTACGGCACGAAAGACATTACGACTGAAGTCACTGGGACGCTTACATTTGAAGCGGGAGAAACCAATAAAGAGATTTCCATTCCGATATTGAATGATTCAGTAGCAGAATCAGATGAAACTTTGACTTTCGTCATCGATCAAGTGGAGGGAGCGGATTTAGGTGTACAGAGAACTCTGACAGTTACAATTGAAGATGACGATCGCACCGATTTAGACTTTACTCAACCAGAAGTGAACGAGAATATCGGTACCGTTCAGGTGACAGTCACACGAAACCAGACTGGAACAGCTGCTAGTGTGGACTACACAACCGTGGATGATACTGCTACATCTGGTTTAGATTACACAGCTGTATCTGGAACCTTGAACTTTGCAGTGGGAGAAAGCAGTAAAACAATTAGCATCTTCATTCAAGATGACACTCTTAGCGAATCGAATGAAAAGTTTAGTTTGAAGTTCAGTAACGCCATCGGGGTGGGACTGGCGCAAGATACAGCTGTGATTTCTATCATTGATAATGATTTGGTTAGTTTTAAAACAGAGACTGTGGCTTCTGGGCTGAGTCAACCTACAGCTTTTGACTGGACATCTGATGGTAAGCGCATGTTCATTGCCCAGAAAAATGGCGTAGTACGAGTCGTGGATAATGGCACTTTACTAACAACGCCATTTGTAGATATTTCTGGGCTAGTAAATAATGTACGCGATCGCGGTTTGTTAGGTATTGCCGTACATCCAGATTTTGGTAAGGCTACAAACCCCCAAAACTATATTTACCTCTTGTACACTTACGACCCACCAGAAACCAACACCAGCAACCCCAGCAATAATAGCAGTAGTACCTTAGACGATCCCGATAAGTCTGGTAATCGTGGCGCACAATTATTAAGGGTGGAAGCTGACCCCAGTACCAACTACACTACTGCCAAAGCTGGTACACAAGTGGTTCTGCTAGGCAAAAACACTACTTGGCAGTATATTGTTCGCCCCGATGACGATAGCACAAATGTTTCAAAGAACTTTGCACCATCAGGAATTCTGAACAAAAATACTGGACAGCTGTTTACCAGCCTGCAAGATTATCTCAGCAATCTCGACAACGCCGTCAACGTCGAAGATTTCATCGCCACCGATAGCCAATCTCACTCAATTGGAAGTTTGCAATTCGGTACTGATGGTTCGTTGTTTGTTAGCGTAGGTGATGGTACTTCCTATAACAGCGTAGACCCTCGCGCAATTCGCGTTCTAGATACTAAGAATTTGTCCGGCAAGATTTTGCGAATTGACCCCATAACTGGTGAAGGCTTGTCTGATAACCCATTCTACGATTCTAGTAACCCCAACAGCAATGCTTCTAAAGTTTGGAACTACGGTCTGCGTAACCCCTTCCGCTTCACCATAAATCAAACAAACAACACCCCTTACATAGGTGATGTCGGCTGGACACGTTGGGAAGAAATCAACGTTGGCACAAAAGGAGCTAACTTTGGTTGGCCAGGTTATGAAGGTGGCACTGATGAAGACGGCAATCCTGTCAGCGTCAAAAATACAAATTACGCTTCCTACTCAGCTATAGCCTCAAGACTACAAGCCTTATATGACAGCGGCACTGCCACAGCACCAACTTACGCTTACAAACATTACACTGAAAATGGAAACAGTTCTGATGCGATCATTGCAGGTGATTTTTACACCGGCTCTACTTTCCCCTCTATCTACCAAAATTCCTTGTTTATCGCTAATGTGAGTAAAGGAACTATCGATACTTTGACATTCGATAGTGATGGCAAAGTAATCTCAGTTAACCGATTTGCTTCTGATGTCGGGACACCTGTGCAAATCAGTACTGGCCTAGATGGCAATCTGTACTATGCAGACTTGTATGGAGGGAAAATCGTCAGATATACACCCGCTTAG
- a CDS encoding CHAD domain-containing protein — MKLATEPTVKSLGDYAYQAIQKHFKKTLKWEKPVKKDEDPEALHQMRVGMRRLRTATTRFEIALNLSKPVTDKNIGKIARRLGNLRDLDVLKETLETLYQPHLPRKEQESLQTAFDALAKQRKDAFSHVETTLKNEPYKSLKHALEDWLEKPSYKLLASVPIQQVLPDLLLPEVSRFLLHPGWLVGTQIVDSEVIVPSDWNAQKLEQQLTTQGETIHNLRKQAKRVRYQMELFTDLYGESYAAYIAEVKSIQDILGTMQDSVVMAEWLVDVFKSEIHTKLPTLATLLAENRYKSWQQWQPLQERYLKAENKHSFHLTILHPI; from the coding sequence ATGAAATTAGCTACAGAACCGACTGTAAAATCTTTAGGAGACTACGCTTACCAAGCGATTCAAAAACACTTTAAGAAAACCTTGAAGTGGGAAAAACCAGTTAAGAAAGATGAAGACCCGGAAGCGCTGCACCAAATGCGAGTAGGAATGCGTCGCCTACGCACAGCCACAACTAGGTTTGAAATTGCACTCAATTTGTCGAAGCCAGTCACCGATAAAAACATCGGTAAAATTGCCCGTCGTCTTGGTAATCTCCGAGACTTAGATGTCCTCAAAGAAACTTTAGAAACACTTTATCAACCACATTTACCTCGCAAAGAACAGGAATCTCTGCAAACAGCTTTTGATGCTTTAGCTAAACAACGTAAAGATGCTTTTTCTCATGTAGAAACAACATTAAAGAATGAACCTTACAAATCTTTAAAACACGCATTAGAAGATTGGTTAGAGAAACCCAGTTATAAACTCTTGGCATCTGTACCAATTCAGCAGGTACTACCAGATTTACTTTTACCTGAAGTCAGCCGTTTCTTGCTACATCCAGGTTGGCTAGTTGGCACGCAAATTGTAGATTCAGAGGTAATAGTTCCCAGCGACTGGAACGCACAAAAGCTAGAGCAACAATTGACAACTCAAGGCGAAACTATTCATAATTTGCGAAAACAAGCTAAACGCGTGCGTTACCAGATGGAGTTATTTACTGACTTATATGGTGAGTCTTACGCCGCTTATATTGCAGAAGTGAAAAGTATCCAAGACATTTTAGGTACTATGCAAGATAGCGTAGTTATGGCTGAGTGGCTTGTGGATGTATTCAAGTCAGAAATTCACACCAAATTACCAACACTTGCTACTTTATTAGCAGAAAATCGTTACAAATCTTGGCAGCAGTGGCAACCATTGCAGGAGAGATATTTAAAAGCTGAAAACAAGCATAGCTTCCATTTAACAATACTGCATCCTATTTAA
- a CDS encoding DUF3616 domain-containing protein, with amino-acid sequence MSNSHLLHQVALTFSDRFKEHREHLSGLLITPDSHLWLGSDETSTIERLSFVDPEKFTAHQQFRVAEFIDLPAPEDEEIDIEGLAYADYYLWLVGSHSYKRKKPKPDNNDKKNITKLAKIETELNRYILGRIPLVNGKLFSSCPNPQNPDVQLSAAKLELTNQGNLLMEALANDPHLSSFIKAAIPGKDNGFDIEGLAIYQNSIFLGLRGPVVRGWAMILEIELEDSKPGLMKLRKIGEENKGYKKHFIWLNGLGIRDLLVYGEDLLILAGPTMDLDGPVQVYRLKNGVNLPENVLNNPEIVQEIPYGNRDDHAEGMTLFEDVIGEPSLLVVYDSPAKARLVDDSSVLADVFRLG; translated from the coding sequence ATGTCAAATTCGCATCTACTCCATCAAGTTGCCTTAACGTTTAGCGATCGCTTTAAAGAACATAGAGAACATCTTTCAGGTTTGCTAATAACTCCTGATAGCCATTTATGGTTAGGGTCAGATGAAACGTCAACGATTGAACGTCTTTCTTTCGTTGATCCCGAAAAATTTACTGCTCACCAACAATTCCGGGTAGCAGAATTTATTGATTTACCTGCACCAGAAGATGAAGAAATTGATATTGAAGGGCTGGCTTATGCTGATTATTATTTATGGTTAGTTGGTTCTCATAGCTACAAACGCAAGAAACCCAAGCCTGATAATAATGATAAGAAAAATATTACAAAGCTAGCAAAAATTGAAACAGAACTTAATCGCTACATTTTAGGAAGAATTCCCCTGGTGAATGGCAAGTTATTCTCGTCTTGTCCAAATCCTCAAAATCCAGATGTCCAGTTGAGTGCTGCGAAACTAGAACTGACAAATCAAGGTAACTTGCTAATGGAAGCTTTAGCGAATGATCCACATTTGAGTTCATTTATTAAAGCAGCGATTCCCGGTAAAGATAATGGCTTTGATATTGAAGGGTTAGCTATTTATCAAAATTCGATTTTTTTAGGTTTACGTGGCCCTGTTGTCCGGGGTTGGGCTATGATTCTAGAAATAGAATTGGAAGATTCTAAACCAGGACTGATGAAACTGCGAAAAATTGGAGAAGAGAATAAAGGATATAAAAAGCATTTTATCTGGCTAAATGGGTTGGGAATTCGGGATTTGCTTGTGTATGGTGAAGATTTGTTGATTTTAGCTGGGCCAACAATGGATTTAGATGGCCCTGTGCAAGTTTATCGCTTAAAAAATGGTGTGAATTTGCCAGAAAATGTGCTGAACAATCCAGAGATTGTACAAGAAATTCCTTATGGAAATCGGGATGATCATGCTGAGGGCATGACTTTATTTGAGGATGTAATTGGGGAACCTTCGCTGTTGGTTGTTTATGACTCTCCGGCAAAGGCTAGGCTGGTGGATGATAGTAGTGTGCTAGCTGATGTGTTCAGGCTGGGTTAG
- a CDS encoding 4Fe-4S binding protein has product MKKRVTLTFPKRAIQMPVTYLLAKEFNVAASIIRAQVAPNQIGKLVLELSGDIDELDAAIEWMRSRNINVSSTLGEIAIDEDVCVHCGLCTGVCPTEALTLHPETYKLTFTRSRCIVCEQCIPTCPVQAISTNL; this is encoded by the coding sequence GTGAAAAAACGAGTCACCCTCACCTTTCCCAAACGTGCCATTCAAATGCCAGTGACTTACCTGCTAGCAAAAGAATTTAACGTAGCCGCAAGTATTATCCGCGCCCAAGTTGCCCCAAATCAAATTGGCAAATTAGTTTTAGAACTATCAGGAGACATCGACGAGTTAGATGCAGCTATCGAGTGGATGCGATCGCGCAATATCAATGTCTCCTCTACTTTAGGCGAAATAGCCATTGATGAAGATGTGTGCGTCCACTGTGGCTTGTGTACTGGGGTTTGTCCCACCGAAGCCCTCACTCTGCATCCAGAGACATATAAACTGACATTTACGCGATCGCGTTGTATTGTCTGTGAACAATGTATTCCCACCTGTCCTGTACAGGCAATTTCTACCAATCTCTAA
- a CDS encoding thioredoxin family protein has protein sequence MSTDSPVNSPDKPESNFGARMRNFLIAIVAIALSVALILGLRSETTIASLTQLGESSTPLEVAISNGKPSIVEFYADWCTVCQKMAPDIAELEKQYADKVNFVMLNVDNTKWLPEMLKYRVDGIPHFVFLSKSGETIAQAIGDQPRLIMASNLEALATNSSLPYAQASGQVSKFSAPVAPAPSQDDPRSHGSQVVN, from the coding sequence ATGAGTACAGATTCACCAGTTAATTCTCCCGACAAGCCAGAATCTAACTTTGGGGCGCGTATGAGAAATTTCTTAATTGCCATAGTAGCGATCGCCCTCAGCGTTGCCTTAATCTTGGGATTACGAAGTGAGACAACTATAGCTTCCCTGACTCAGTTAGGCGAGTCATCCACACCCCTAGAAGTAGCTATCAGCAACGGCAAGCCTTCAATAGTGGAATTTTATGCTGACTGGTGTACTGTCTGCCAAAAAATGGCGCCAGATATCGCCGAACTAGAAAAGCAATACGCTGACAAAGTAAATTTTGTCATGCTGAATGTAGATAATACCAAGTGGCTGCCAGAGATGCTGAAATATCGAGTCGATGGCATTCCCCATTTTGTGTTTTTATCTAAGAGTGGGGAAACCATAGCCCAAGCGATCGGCGATCAACCCCGCCTAATTATGGCAAGCAACTTAGAAGCTTTAGCTACTAATTCCTCCTTACCATATGCTCAAGCTAGTGGTCAAGTTTCTAAATTTTCAGCCCCAGTTGCACCAGCACCTAGCCAAGATGATCCCCGCAGTCATGGTAGTCAAGTGGTAAATTAG